The Devosia sp. SD17-2 genome includes a region encoding these proteins:
- a CDS encoding RNA pyrophosphohydrolase yields the protein MSAALDRDAMPYRDCVGIAVFNSTGQVFVGHRKSEGDPDQSAARGFAWQMPQGGIDDGEDPLRAALRELHEETNITSVSLLAEAPEWIYYDLPDEALGVAFKGKYRGQRQRWFAFAFTGQESEIDVHTPAGGKHGAEFNAWRWERLSRTPSLIVPFKRPAYDKVVEAFSEIPQRFS from the coding sequence ATGTCTGCTGCACTCGATCGAGACGCCATGCCCTATCGCGACTGCGTGGGCATAGCGGTGTTCAATTCCACCGGGCAGGTGTTTGTCGGGCATCGCAAGTCCGAGGGTGACCCCGATCAATCGGCTGCGCGTGGCTTTGCCTGGCAGATGCCCCAAGGGGGCATTGACGATGGCGAGGACCCGCTGCGCGCCGCCCTGCGCGAACTGCACGAAGAAACCAATATCACCTCGGTGAGCCTCCTCGCCGAGGCCCCCGAGTGGATCTATTACGACCTGCCCGACGAAGCCCTGGGCGTCGCCTTCAAGGGCAAATATCGCGGGCAGCGCCAGCGCTGGTTTGCCTTCGCCTTTACCGGCCAGGAAAGCGAGATCGACGTCCATACCCCGGCTGGTGGCAAGCATGGCGCCGAGTTCAATGCCTGGCGCTGGGAGCGGCTGAGCCGCACCCCCTCGCTGATCGTTCCGTTCAAGCGTCCGGCCTATGACAAGGTAGTCGAGGCTTTCAGCGAGATCCCGCAGCGCTTTTCCTGA
- a CDS encoding glutamate-5-semialdehyde dehydrogenase: MSLAEAIDISGIMDDLGSRARKSASALATANAERKHAALIGAAFTVRERRQEILAANAIDMANAKTKGMTAAFQDRLLLTEARLDGIADALRAIAELPDPVGSIIAEWDRPNGLHIERVRTPLGVIGVIYESRPNVTADAGALCLKSGNAVILRGGSDSLHSSRALVDCLRLGLKQAGLPEDGVQLVPTTDREAVGEMLRGLSGNIDVIVPRGGKSLVARVQSEARVPVFAHLEGLVHVYVDRSADLDKAVSITLNAKMRRTGICGAAETLLVHKDVVATHLAPIVEALAAKGCEIRGDATVLSLLPVAVPATEEDWKTEYEDAIISVKVVDSVEAAIAHIEHYSSHHTEAIIAEDAAAVEKFFNEIDSAILVHNASTQFADGGEFGFGGEIGIATGKMHARGPVGVEQLTSFKYRVHGTGQLRP, encoded by the coding sequence ATGAGCTTGGCTGAAGCCATCGATATTTCCGGGATTATGGACGATCTCGGAAGCCGCGCGCGAAAATCTGCCAGCGCGCTGGCGACCGCCAATGCCGAGCGCAAGCATGCTGCCCTTATCGGGGCAGCCTTTACCGTGCGCGAAAGGCGCCAGGAGATTCTGGCTGCCAACGCCATCGACATGGCCAATGCCAAGACCAAGGGCATGACCGCGGCCTTCCAGGACCGGCTGCTGCTGACCGAAGCGCGGCTCGACGGAATTGCCGACGCGCTGCGCGCCATTGCCGAGCTGCCTGATCCTGTCGGCAGCATCATTGCTGAATGGGACCGGCCCAATGGGCTGCACATCGAGCGCGTGCGGACGCCGCTCGGGGTCATCGGCGTGATCTATGAGAGCCGACCCAATGTGACGGCCGATGCCGGTGCGCTTTGCCTCAAGTCGGGTAATGCCGTCATCCTGCGCGGCGGCAGCGACAGCCTGCACTCGTCGCGTGCACTGGTGGACTGCCTGCGGCTGGGTCTCAAGCAGGCCGGCCTGCCCGAGGATGGGGTACAGCTGGTCCCGACCACGGATCGCGAAGCCGTCGGCGAAATGCTGCGCGGGCTTTCGGGAAATATCGACGTCATCGTGCCCCGCGGCGGCAAGTCGCTGGTGGCGCGTGTCCAGTCCGAGGCGCGGGTACCGGTCTTTGCCCATCTCGAGGGCCTAGTGCATGTCTATGTCGACCGCTCGGCCGATCTCGACAAGGCCGTCTCGATCACGCTCAACGCCAAGATGCGGCGCACCGGCATTTGCGGCGCCGCCGAGACCCTGCTTGTCCACAAGGATGTGGTCGCGACCCATCTGGCGCCCATCGTTGAGGCCCTTGCGGCCAAGGGTTGCGAAATCCGCGGTGACGCCACCGTCCTCTCCCTGCTGCCCGTCGCGGTCCCCGCGACCGAGGAAGACTGGAAGACCGAATATGAGGACGCCATCATTTCGGTGAAGGTGGTCGACAGCGTCGAAGCGGCGATTGCCCATATCGAGCATTATTCGAGCCACCACACCGAGGCGATCATCGCCGAGGATGCGGCTGCCGTCGAAAAATTCTTCAACGAGATCGACAGCGCCATTCTCGTGCACAATGCCTCGACCCAGTTTGCCGATGGCGGTGAGTTCGGCTTCGGCGGCGAGATCGGCATTGCCACGGGCAAGATGCATGCGCGCGGCCCGGTTGGCGTCGAGCAGCTGACGAGTTTCAAATATCGCGTTCACGGCACGGGGCAATTGCGCCCGTGA
- a CDS encoding nicotinate-nucleotide adenylyltransferase, translating to MTGITELPPSAPGMRIGLFGGSFNPIHDGHVLVMEETLRRLGLDALWVLVTPGNPLKNHNELSPLAERVQAARDKIANPRIKVTGFEAAHGFTYTYETLRHLADTLADRNFVWIMGADSLADFHRWSRWREIAETMPIAVYVRPRASSRALASRAAAVLAKNRIDEEAANTLADRSPPAWVFLRGRQSSLSSSAIRAGKQTA from the coding sequence ATGACCGGGATCACGGAATTACCGCCGTCGGCTCCCGGCATGCGCATTGGCCTTTTTGGCGGCAGCTTCAATCCCATCCATGACGGGCATGTGCTGGTGATGGAGGAGACGCTGCGGCGGCTCGGCCTCGATGCGCTCTGGGTGCTGGTCACGCCCGGCAATCCGCTCAAGAACCATAACGAGCTCAGCCCGCTCGCCGAACGTGTGCAGGCGGCGCGGGATAAAATCGCCAACCCACGGATCAAGGTGACGGGCTTTGAGGCCGCGCACGGCTTTACCTATACCTACGAAACCCTGCGCCATCTCGCCGATACATTGGCTGACCGAAACTTCGTCTGGATAATGGGCGCCGATAGTCTGGCGGACTTTCACCGCTGGTCGCGCTGGCGCGAAATCGCCGAAACCATGCCCATTGCGGTCTATGTCCGGCCGCGTGCATCAAGCCGCGCCCTGGCCTCAAGGGCGGCCGCGGTTCTGGCAAAAAACCGCATCGACGAAGAGGCCGCAAACACGCTCGCGGACCGCTCACCCCCCGCCTGGGTGTTCCTGCGCGGGCGCCAGTCGAGCCTGTCTTCAAGCGCCATTCGGGCCGGGAAACAGACGGCCTAG
- the rlmH gene encoding 23S rRNA (pseudouridine(1915)-N(3))-methyltransferase RlmH codes for MRITLAAIGRMKSGPERELVARYLDRATASGKPLALTHFDAIELPESRAGSAPARKIEEAKALRGALPSGILVSLDERGKGIGSEAFAALLLRWRDEGRPAASFVIGGADGLDPEFTRSSDLVLSFSPMVWPHQLVRIMLAEQLYRATTILSGHPYHRGD; via the coding sequence ATGCGCATCACCCTTGCTGCCATAGGGCGGATGAAATCCGGGCCCGAGCGAGAGCTCGTGGCCCGTTATCTTGACCGTGCCACAGCCAGCGGCAAACCTCTCGCCCTGACCCATTTCGACGCGATCGAACTGCCCGAATCCCGCGCCGGCTCCGCCCCTGCCCGCAAGATCGAGGAAGCCAAGGCTTTGCGCGGCGCCCTGCCGTCCGGCATCCTTGTCTCACTCGATGAGCGTGGAAAGGGCATCGGCTCGGAAGCCTTTGCGGCCTTGCTGCTGCGCTGGCGCGACGAAGGCCGCCCGGCGGCCAGTTTTGTCATTGGTGGCGCGGACGGCCTCGATCCCGAGTTCACCCGGTCCAGTGACCTCGTGCTCAGCTTTTCCCCAATGGTGTGGCCCCACCAATTGGTGCGCATCATGCTGGCTGAGCAATTGTATCGGGCAACCACCATCCTCTCCGGACATCCCTATCATCGCGGCGATTAA
- a CDS encoding F0F1 ATP synthase subunit epsilon, whose translation MAEGLKIEIVSPERLLVSEIVQSVTVPGSEGYFTVMFDHAPFMTTMRPGFITVTKENGASEVYFVRGGFVDVSTTGLTILAEESVPFSEFSHADLQAQIKAAEEELARAATPDDKSYAQQFVSGLLNLAIEAQQLGGAHIH comes from the coding sequence ATGGCTGAAGGCCTCAAGATCGAGATCGTGTCGCCAGAACGGCTTCTGGTTTCGGAAATCGTGCAGTCGGTCACCGTGCCGGGCTCCGAGGGCTATTTCACGGTCATGTTTGACCATGCGCCCTTCATGACCACCATGCGTCCCGGTTTCATCACCGTGACCAAGGAAAATGGCGCGTCTGAAGTGTACTTCGTGCGCGGCGGTTTCGTTGATGTCTCAACGACGGGCCTGACCATCCTGGCCGAAGAATCCGTGCCGTTCAGCGAATTCAGCCATGCCGATCTGCAGGCGCAGATCAAGGCAGCCGAAGAAGAGCTGGCCCGCGCTGCGACACCGGACGACAAGTCCTATGCCCAGCAGTTCGTTTCCGGCCTGCTGAACCTCGCGATCGAGGCCCAGCAGCTTGGCGGCGCGCATATCCACTAA
- a CDS encoding aspartate/glutamate racemase family protein, giving the protein MKTIGLIGGMSWESTAHYYRVLNQETARRLGGLHSAPLLIHSVDFAPIAAMQAAGDWDGAGQLLNAAARGLVDAGAEVLGLATNTMHVVAETMLAGIDTPFVHIADPTADALLADCFDTVGLLGTRFTMEMGFYRDRLTERGLNNLIPEVDRTNLNGIIYEELCRGIIREESRRIYVGAIEKLAARGAQAVILGCTEIGMLIDDDVSPLPVYDTTDLHARALVDHALS; this is encoded by the coding sequence ATGAAGACCATCGGCTTGATCGGCGGCATGAGCTGGGAGTCGACGGCGCATTACTATCGCGTCCTCAATCAGGAAACAGCGCGTCGGCTGGGCGGTCTCCATTCAGCGCCGCTCCTCATCCACTCTGTTGATTTCGCTCCCATAGCGGCCATGCAGGCGGCCGGAGACTGGGACGGCGCGGGTCAGCTCCTCAATGCGGCTGCAAGGGGCCTGGTGGACGCCGGAGCCGAAGTGCTGGGCCTTGCCACCAACACCATGCATGTAGTGGCCGAGACCATGCTGGCGGGCATCGACACTCCCTTTGTGCATATTGCCGATCCGACGGCAGACGCGCTGCTGGCCGACTGCTTCGATACTGTAGGGCTTCTCGGCACGCGCTTCACCATGGAGATGGGCTTTTACCGCGACCGGCTGACCGAGCGCGGCCTGAACAATCTCATTCCCGAAGTCGATCGCACCAATCTCAACGGCATTATCTATGAGGAGCTTTGTCGCGGGATCATCCGCGAGGAGTCCCGCAGGATCTATGTTGGGGCCATCGAGAAACTCGCCGCACGCGGGGCCCAGGCGGTCATCCTTGGCTGCACCGAAATCGGCATGCTGATCGACGACGACGTCAGCCCGCTGCCGGTCTATGACACCACCGATCTTCACGCCAGGGCCCTTGTCGATCACGCCCTGAGCTGA
- a CDS encoding F0F1 ATP synthase subunit gamma, with protein MPSLKDLKNRIDSVKSTQKITKAMQMVAAAKLRRAQEAAVAARPYAERMGQVLSSLAAVYDGQTDAPVLLAGNGRDQVHLLIVATGERGLAGGFNSSIARLARDHANKLLSEGKTVKILTVGRKGHDILKRQFADKIIDTVSYREVKNIGFAQASEISQKVQSLFAAGEFDVATLFFAKFNSVISQVPQAVQIIPARIEAVEGEGQAAASTVPYEYEPSEEAIVEDLLPRNISVQIFRAMLENNASFYGAQMSAMDNATRNAGEMIGKLQLSYNRQRQAQITKELIEIISGAEAL; from the coding sequence ATGCCGTCGCTAAAGGACCTCAAGAACCGTATCGACTCGGTCAAGTCGACCCAGAAGATCACCAAGGCCATGCAGATGGTTGCGGCGGCTAAGCTCCGTCGCGCCCAGGAAGCCGCCGTGGCAGCCCGTCCCTATGCCGAGCGCATGGGGCAGGTGCTGTCGAGCCTGGCCGCTGTCTATGACGGCCAGACCGACGCCCCTGTGCTGCTGGCCGGCAATGGCCGCGATCAGGTGCATCTTCTGATCGTTGCAACCGGCGAGCGTGGTCTTGCTGGCGGCTTCAACTCCTCGATCGCGCGTCTGGCGCGCGATCATGCCAACAAGCTTCTGTCTGAAGGCAAGACCGTCAAGATCCTGACCGTTGGTCGCAAGGGTCATGACATTCTCAAGCGTCAGTTCGCCGACAAGATCATCGACACGGTGAGCTATCGCGAAGTCAAGAATATCGGCTTTGCCCAGGCGAGCGAGATCTCCCAGAAGGTGCAGTCGCTGTTCGCCGCCGGTGAATTCGACGTCGCCACCCTGTTCTTTGCCAAGTTCAACTCGGTGATCAGCCAGGTGCCGCAGGCCGTGCAGATCATTCCGGCTCGTATCGAGGCTGTCGAAGGCGAAGGCCAGGCAGCAGCGTCCACGGTGCCCTATGAGTACGAGCCAAGCGAAGAGGCCATTGTCGAGGATCTTCTGCCGCGGAACATTTCCGTGCAGATCTTCCGCGCCATGCTCGAGAATAACGCTTCGTTCTACGGTGCGCAGATGTCCGCAATGGACAACGCGACCCGCAACGCTGGCGAAATGATCGGCAAGCTGCAGTTGAGCTACAACCGTCAGCGCCAGGCCCAGATCACCAAAGAACTCATCGAAATCATTTCGGGCGCCGAAGCGCTCTAA
- a CDS encoding divergent polysaccharide deacetylase family protein, which yields MANDLSTPLTGRRQRLRRGTGRTHFPVARVLFGIIALIAIGVVLRLVLVDEPNGGLPTIEAAITNTRASNSVADSAASRPATITADPMQYPAGTMPSDAGVGAETGPAVSNAATILADLTEETSNGAIPRISSSGETPFAAYKYPFDLASAPGPKIAVIVTGLGINEQGSLDAIGQLPDLVTLAFAPYGKALEHTVAAARGGGHEIMLEVPLEPFDYPQNDPGPHTLLTGEPPRQNLEKLFWLMARFGAYTGVINNMGARFTASGADFAPVMEELGSRGLGYIDDGSSNRSVAEQLATSNKVPFARAGTVIDANPARASILSALASLEAQALDQGSAIGIVSALPISVQALSEWAAELDSKGIALVPASALMK from the coding sequence ATGGCCAATGATCTCAGTACACCACTGACCGGCCGGCGGCAGCGCCTGAGGCGAGGGACAGGGCGGACCCATTTCCCGGTCGCCCGGGTGCTCTTTGGCATTATCGCGCTCATCGCCATCGGCGTGGTCTTGCGCCTTGTTCTCGTCGATGAGCCCAATGGCGGCCTGCCCACCATCGAGGCCGCCATCACCAATACGCGGGCGAGCAACAGCGTGGCCGACAGCGCGGCCAGCCGTCCCGCCACCATCACGGCAGACCCCATGCAATATCCGGCGGGCACGATGCCGTCGGACGCGGGAGTCGGCGCGGAAACTGGCCCCGCAGTCTCCAATGCTGCGACGATCCTTGCCGATCTCACGGAAGAGACCAGCAACGGCGCCATCCCCCGCATCTCGAGCAGCGGCGAAACGCCCTTTGCGGCCTATAAATATCCCTTCGACCTAGCATCGGCCCCCGGCCCCAAGATCGCTGTTATCGTGACCGGCCTCGGGATCAACGAACAGGGTTCGCTCGACGCCATAGGCCAGCTGCCCGATCTGGTGACGCTCGCCTTCGCACCTTATGGCAAGGCGCTGGAGCACACGGTGGCGGCAGCGCGCGGCGGCGGACATGAGATCATGCTCGAAGTGCCGCTGGAGCCTTTCGACTACCCGCAGAACGATCCGGGCCCGCATACGCTGCTGACCGGCGAACCGCCACGCCAGAACCTCGAAAAGCTGTTCTGGCTGATGGCGCGATTCGGCGCCTATACCGGTGTCATCAACAATATGGGCGCCCGTTTCACCGCCTCTGGCGCAGACTTCGCCCCGGTGATGGAGGAGCTTGGCTCCCGAGGGCTAGGCTATATCGACGACGGCTCGTCAAACCGATCCGTCGCCGAGCAGCTCGCCACCTCCAACAAGGTACCCTTTGCCCGCGCCGGCACGGTGATCGACGCCAATCCCGCCCGCGCATCCATTCTCTCAGCGCTTGCCAGCCTTGAAGCCCAGGCTCTGGACCAGGGCAGCGCGATCGGTATTGTCAGTGCTCTCCCCATTTCCGTTCAGGCCCTCTCCGAGTGGGCAGCGGAACTGGATTCCAAGGGTATTGCGCTGGTTCCGGCCAGCGCCCTGATGAAATAG
- a CDS encoding peptidoglycan DD-metalloendopeptidase family protein: protein MPETIAPDAEAPSPANEGVVETEAAPQDAGEATVSASASDLAEVEASLNLSRERIDTLKAEIAAMEGDQTQQNAALIAAGQRVKMAEIEVADVEERLSNLIVSELEVRGRLDGADAEIANVLAALQRISLNPPPALIVDPSDALGSARGAMLIAAIVPQLRARADSVAVDLKELTSIKEQALAEEETLKANYAVLEEEQLRIATLIAARKQGLNQRGIALDSQEREAVELAERAATLRELIDTLSARATNATAPQTTADDLPTLPPEAIQLALANAARTEPAVPFPLARGYLSQPANGVTVLDFGSSDGRGGISQGQSVVTRAEAQVVAPADGWVLYKGPYLNYGQIIILNTGQGYTALLAGLETISVDIGQFVQMGEPVGQMGSRTIGRTVTTSAGNAQPTLYIELRQNNRPFDPDGWWAPNEQTG from the coding sequence GTGCCGGAAACCATCGCGCCCGACGCGGAGGCGCCATCTCCGGCAAATGAAGGCGTGGTCGAGACCGAAGCGGCGCCCCAGGATGCCGGCGAGGCTACCGTGTCGGCCAGCGCCAGCGACCTTGCCGAAGTGGAGGCCTCCCTCAATCTCAGCCGCGAGCGGATCGACACCCTCAAGGCCGAAATCGCGGCGATGGAGGGCGACCAAACCCAGCAGAATGCGGCGCTCATTGCTGCCGGCCAGCGGGTGAAGATGGCCGAGATCGAAGTCGCCGACGTCGAGGAGCGCCTGTCGAACCTGATCGTCTCAGAGCTCGAGGTGCGCGGGCGCCTCGATGGTGCCGATGCCGAGATCGCCAATGTTCTTGCCGCTCTGCAGCGCATTTCCCTCAATCCCCCGCCGGCGCTGATCGTTGACCCGAGCGACGCACTGGGTTCTGCCCGCGGCGCCATGCTGATCGCGGCCATCGTTCCGCAATTGCGCGCTCGCGCTGACAGCGTTGCCGTCGACCTCAAGGAACTGACCTCCATCAAGGAGCAGGCGCTGGCCGAAGAGGAGACGCTCAAGGCCAATTATGCCGTGCTCGAAGAAGAGCAATTGCGCATCGCCACCCTGATCGCAGCCCGCAAGCAGGGCCTGAACCAGCGCGGGATTGCCCTCGATTCCCAGGAACGCGAAGCCGTTGAGCTGGCAGAGCGTGCAGCCACCCTGCGCGAGCTCATCGACACCCTCTCCGCGCGCGCCACCAACGCCACGGCACCCCAGACGACGGCCGACGATTTGCCGACGCTGCCGCCCGAAGCCATTCAGCTTGCGCTGGCCAATGCGGCACGCACCGAACCTGCTGTGCCCTTTCCCCTGGCGCGCGGATACCTCTCCCAGCCTGCCAATGGCGTCACCGTTCTCGACTTTGGCTCCAGCGATGGCCGTGGCGGCATCTCCCAAGGCCAGTCAGTGGTAACCCGGGCCGAGGCACAGGTCGTTGCCCCGGCTGATGGCTGGGTGCTCTACAAGGGCCCCTACCTCAATTATGGCCAGATCATCATCTTGAATACCGGACAGGGCTATACCGCCCTGCTCGCAGGGCTTGAAACCATCAGCGTCGATATCGGTCAGTTTGTGCAAATGGGCGAACCCGTTGGTCAGATGGGTTCACGCACAATTGGACGGACCGTGACGACCAGTGCTGGTAACGCCCAACCGACCCTTTATATTGAACTGCGACAGAACAACCGGCCTTTCGACCCGGATGGGTGGTGGGCTCCGAACGAACAGACGGGATAG
- the atpD gene encoding F0F1 ATP synthase subunit beta — translation MADKKAGRVSQVIGAVVDVVFDDHLPAILNALETTNNGQRLVLEVAQHLGENAVRTIAMDTTEGLVRGAEVTDLGTAITVPVGEVTLGRIMNVIGEPIDEAGPIVAETSREIHQDAPAFAEQNPESQVLVTGIKVVDLIAPYARGGKIGLMGGAGVGKTVLIQELINNVAKAHGGYSVFAGVGERTREGNDLYHEMIESGVNKDPKENGGSAAGSKCALVFGQMNEPPGARARVALTGLTVAENFRDQGQDVLFFVDNIFRFTQAGAEMSALLGRIPSAVGYQPTLATDMGQMQERITTTNKGSITSVQAVYVPADDLTDPAPATSFAHFDAVTVLNRAISEKGIYPAVDPLASNSRILDANVVGQEHYEVARRVQEVLQKYKALQDIIAILGMDELSEEDKLVVARARKVERFMSQPFDVAEVFTGSPGVFVQLEDTIKGFKGLVNGEYDHLPEAAFYMVGTIEDAVKKAQKLAAQAA, via the coding sequence ATGGCAGATAAAAAGGCCGGTCGCGTATCGCAGGTCATCGGCGCCGTCGTCGACGTCGTGTTTGACGATCACCTGCCCGCCATTCTCAATGCCCTTGAGACCACCAACAACGGCCAGCGCCTTGTGCTGGAAGTGGCGCAGCACCTGGGTGAAAACGCAGTGCGCACCATTGCCATGGACACCACGGAAGGCCTCGTTCGCGGCGCCGAAGTGACTGACCTGGGCACCGCTATCACCGTTCCCGTCGGTGAAGTGACCCTCGGCCGCATCATGAACGTCATCGGCGAGCCGATCGACGAAGCTGGTCCGATCGTTGCTGAAACCTCGCGCGAAATCCACCAGGACGCTCCGGCCTTTGCCGAGCAGAACCCTGAGTCGCAGGTTCTGGTCACCGGCATCAAGGTCGTTGACCTCATCGCTCCTTACGCTCGCGGCGGCAAGATCGGCCTGATGGGCGGCGCCGGCGTTGGCAAGACCGTTCTGATCCAGGAACTGATCAACAACGTCGCCAAGGCGCACGGTGGTTACTCGGTGTTCGCTGGCGTGGGTGAACGCACCCGCGAAGGCAACGACCTGTATCACGAAATGATCGAATCGGGCGTGAACAAGGACCCCAAGGAAAACGGTGGCTCGGCCGCTGGTTCCAAGTGCGCCCTCGTGTTCGGCCAGATGAACGAGCCCCCGGGTGCCCGCGCTCGCGTTGCTCTGACCGGTCTGACCGTGGCAGAGAACTTCCGCGACCAGGGCCAGGACGTGCTGTTCTTCGTGGACAACATCTTCCGCTTTACCCAGGCTGGCGCTGAAATGTCGGCTCTGCTGGGCCGCATCCCCTCCGCTGTGGGTTATCAGCCGACGCTGGCGACCGACATGGGTCAGATGCAGGAACGCATCACCACCACGAACAAGGGCTCGATCACCTCGGTTCAGGCCGTGTACGTGCCCGCCGACGACTTGACCGACCCTGCTCCGGCAACGTCCTTCGCCCACTTCGACGCCGTGACCGTGCTGAACCGCGCGATTTCGGAAAAGGGCATCTACCCGGCCGTTGACCCGCTGGCATCCAACTCGCGTATTCTCGATGCCAACGTTGTTGGCCAGGAGCACTACGAAGTTGCCCGTCGCGTTCAGGAAGTGCTGCAGAAGTACAAGGCTCTCCAGGACATCATCGCGATCCTGGGCATGGACGAGCTGTCCGAAGAGGACAAACTGGTCGTGGCCCGCGCCCGTAAGGTCGAGCGCTTCATGAGCCAGCCGTTCGACGTGGCAGAAGTGTTCACCGGTTCGCCTGGCGTGTTCGTTCAGCTCGAAGACACCATCAAGGGCTTCAAGGGCCTGGTGAACGGCGAGTACGATCACCTGCCGGAAGCTGCTTTCTACATGGTCGGCACCATCGAAGATGCCGTCAAGAAGGCCCAGAAGCTGGCGGCTCAGGCTGCCTAA
- a CDS encoding S41 family peptidase codes for MRLSTLRAAALGVALLVPSTVLMAQDQTPAPETPVEAPNPSGEQPEPTAEERDSEPRDPLEIYADLNLFGEIFDRIRAEYVDPPDEEELIRAAIRGMLTSLDPHSDYLPPADYNDTREDISGQFGGLGIEVTMEEGVIKVVSPIDETPAARAGILANDLIVELDGVSVQGLSLDEAVDKMRGPIGTDIKVTVVREGVNEPMSFEMTRATISMRAVRWSMEGDVALLRLARFSAQAFVGIEAAINEIYEERDGAAPKGIILDLRNNPGGLVDQSVYVADAFLNRGAVVWTRGRTERESARYDAQSDPLDKRLADVPLVVLINGGSASASEIVAGALQDHKRATLVGTRSFGKGSVQSIISLGPDGAMRLTTARYYTPDNRSIQALGITPDIEIKQVVPEEFQGRDEIIGEAGLEGHITGDAEEESSVGSSVYVPVDKEEDTQLQYALRLINGEETHEAFPPKAE; via the coding sequence ATGCGCTTGTCCACACTCCGCGCTGCAGCTCTTGGCGTGGCGCTGCTCGTGCCGTCGACCGTGCTGATGGCACAGGATCAGACGCCGGCTCCGGAAACCCCGGTCGAGGCGCCGAACCCGAGCGGCGAACAGCCAGAACCCACGGCCGAGGAACGCGACAGCGAGCCGCGTGATCCGTTGGAGATCTATGCCGATCTTAATCTCTTCGGCGAGATCTTTGACCGTATCCGCGCCGAATATGTGGATCCGCCGGATGAGGAGGAGCTGATCCGTGCCGCCATTCGCGGCATGCTGACCTCGCTTGACCCGCATTCCGACTACCTCCCGCCGGCCGATTACAACGACACGCGCGAAGATATTTCGGGCCAGTTCGGGGGCCTCGGCATCGAAGTCACGATGGAAGAAGGCGTCATCAAGGTCGTCTCGCCCATCGACGAGACTCCTGCGGCACGCGCCGGCATCCTGGCCAACGACCTGATCGTGGAACTCGACGGCGTTTCTGTTCAGGGTCTGTCGCTGGACGAAGCCGTGGACAAGATGCGGGGTCCGATCGGCACCGACATCAAGGTCACCGTGGTCCGCGAAGGTGTCAACGAGCCGATGAGCTTCGAGATGACCCGCGCGACCATCTCCATGCGCGCCGTGCGCTGGTCGATGGAGGGCGATGTGGCTCTGCTGCGCCTCGCGCGGTTCTCGGCCCAGGCCTTTGTCGGCATCGAAGCCGCCATCAACGAAATTTATGAAGAGCGTGATGGCGCTGCCCCCAAGGGCATCATCCTCGACCTGCGTAACAATCCGGGCGGGCTTGTCGACCAGTCCGTCTATGTTGCCGACGCCTTCCTCAATCGTGGCGCAGTGGTCTGGACCCGCGGCCGTACGGAACGCGAAAGCGCCCGCTACGACGCCCAGTCCGATCCGCTGGACAAGCGCCTTGCCGACGTGCCGCTGGTGGTGCTGATCAACGGCGGTTCGGCGTCTGCCTCGGAAATCGTCGCCGGTGCCCTTCAGGACCATAAGCGCGCGACCCTCGTCGGGACCCGCTCCTTCGGCAAGGGTTCGGTGCAGTCGATCATTTCGCTCGGCCCGGATGGCGCGATGCGCCTGACCACGGCGCGCTATTACACGCCCGACAACCGCTCGATCCAGGCCCTCGGCATTACGCCCGATATCGAGATCAAGCAGGTCGTTCCCGAGGAGTTCCAGGGCCGCGACGAAATCATTGGCGAGGCTGGTCTTGAAGGCCACATCACTGGTGACGCCGAGGAAGAGAGCAGCGTCGGCTCCTCCGTCTACGTGCCGGTCGATAAGGAAGAAGATACGCAGCTGCAGTATGCCCTCCGCCTGATCAATGGCGAAGAGACTCACGAGGCCTTCCCGCCCAAGGCCGAGTAA
- the rsfS gene encoding ribosome silencing factor — translation MTVLPENNVSSAAAPAATSNKPLIDLILDILEDAKAEETIAVDLSGKSSLADHMVVTSGRSQRHVGAVADQIIRALRDNGHGKPRVEGLPHCDWVLVDAGDVIVHIFRPEVREFYNIEKMWQADFTADAH, via the coding sequence ATGACCGTGCTGCCAGAAAATAATGTGTCTTCCGCCGCGGCCCCTGCCGCCACTTCCAACAAGCCCCTCATCGATCTCATCCTCGACATTCTCGAAGATGCCAAGGCCGAAGAGACCATAGCCGTCGACCTCAGCGGGAAGTCCTCGCTGGCCGATCATATGGTCGTGACCTCGGGCCGCTCGCAGCGCCATGTCGGCGCGGTCGCGGACCAGATCATCCGGGCGCTGCGCGACAATGGGCACGGCAAGCCACGCGTCGAGGGTCTGCCGCACTGCGATTGGGTTCTGGTGGATGCCGGCGATGTCATCGTCCACATCTTCCGCCCTGAGGTGCGCGAGTTCTACAACATCGAGAAGATGTGGCAGGCTGACTTTACGGCCGACGCGCACTGA